From Solidesulfovibrio carbinoliphilus subsp. oakridgensis, the proteins below share one genomic window:
- a CDS encoding HNH endonuclease, translated as MSGGYPYNMARWRKLRAAKLRANPMCEYCPQQAQAIATEVDHKQAINNGGDPWAWDNLASACGACHKSKTVADKQGRPWVRRGCGPDGMPIDPAHPCYRDRVV; from the coding sequence ATGAGCGGAGGCTACCCCTACAACATGGCTAGGTGGCGCAAACTGCGGGCTGCCAAGCTGCGGGCGAACCCCATGTGCGAGTATTGCCCCCAGCAGGCTCAGGCCATCGCAACCGAGGTGGACCACAAACAGGCCATCAACAACGGCGGGGACCCTTGGGCCTGGGACAACCTCGCTTCGGCCTGCGGGGCCTGCCACAAGAGCAAGACCGTCGCCGACAAACAGGGGCGGCCGTGGGTGCGGCGAGGGTGCGGACCCGATGGGATGCCGATTGACCCGGCGCATCCGTGCTACAGGGATAGGGTGGTGTAA
- a CDS encoding P27 family phage terminase small subunit, with amino-acid sequence MGKRGPKPQQALAAVPEVGKRPVERVKPFSGMSPVAKEMWKLVVEDYPADHFKAGDLPLLRRYCEAYARAVEAEQSLAVEGMIVPTATGSTKAHPAIAIGTAADGTMKALAVALRLCANSRMSPKQAGKEEKPVATPSGRSGLMFGGKG; translated from the coding sequence ATGGGTAAACGAGGACCAAAACCGCAGCAGGCACTCGCCGCCGTCCCCGAGGTGGGCAAACGCCCCGTGGAGCGCGTCAAGCCGTTCTCCGGGATGAGCCCTGTGGCGAAGGAAATGTGGAAGCTGGTGGTCGAGGACTACCCGGCCGACCACTTCAAGGCCGGCGACCTTCCCCTTCTGCGCCGGTACTGCGAGGCGTATGCCCGTGCCGTCGAGGCGGAACAGTCCTTGGCGGTAGAGGGGATGATTGTCCCAACGGCGACCGGCTCCACGAAAGCCCACCCGGCTATCGCTATCGGCACGGCGGCGGACGGGACCATGAAAGCCCTGGCCGTGGCCCTGCGCCTGTGCGCCAATTCCAGAATGTCACCGAAGCAGGCGGGCAAGGAAGAGAAGCCGGTTGCCACCCCGTCCGGCCGTTCCGGGCTCATGTTCGGGGGCAAGGGTTGA
- a CDS encoding phage major capsid protein, with the protein MKDILALRKERAEKVDKLAAVLTEIGDGDPTEDQAKAFSDVEAEIKSLDGQIDRAETLEAAKAKSAVPVKDEAAPFTVERDANGLPRIVQVESDQNIKGATFGKFVRAIAAGGGQKSGATAAAASLYGESHPVTKALAASIGSAGGFLVPATYSNEVIELLRAQAVVRRAGARSMPMQGTLLVPRITAGTSASYVGENNPIGKTGMTFGQIQLNARKLAAVVPISNDLLRANGPAADGIVASDIVSGMALTEDSAFLRGDGTGNAPKGIYHWIVAANRQATAGTTLANIETDIRFCLNSLLGNNVRMLSPGWIMPPRSRVYLQFLRDANGMLAFPEVSQGQLKGYPIYESNVVPANLGSGGNEAEMYLCDMADAVIGEESGIELMVSDTAAYNDGSTVVAAFSQDQTVVRAIARHDFCLRHDRSAAIVTGITWGA; encoded by the coding sequence ATGAAGGATATTCTGGCCCTCCGCAAGGAGCGGGCCGAAAAAGTGGACAAGCTGGCCGCCGTGCTGACCGAGATCGGTGACGGCGACCCGACCGAGGACCAGGCCAAGGCGTTTTCCGACGTCGAGGCCGAAATCAAGTCCTTGGACGGCCAGATTGACCGGGCCGAAACCCTGGAAGCCGCCAAGGCCAAGTCCGCCGTCCCTGTCAAGGACGAAGCCGCCCCGTTCACGGTGGAGCGTGACGCCAATGGCCTGCCTCGCATCGTCCAGGTCGAGAGCGACCAGAACATCAAGGGCGCGACCTTCGGCAAGTTTGTCCGGGCCATCGCGGCCGGTGGCGGCCAGAAGTCCGGCGCGACCGCTGCCGCTGCCAGCCTCTACGGCGAGTCCCACCCCGTCACCAAGGCCCTGGCCGCGTCCATCGGTTCGGCCGGCGGCTTCCTGGTCCCGGCCACCTACAGCAATGAGGTCATCGAGCTGCTCCGCGCCCAGGCTGTGGTGCGTCGGGCCGGTGCCCGTTCCATGCCCATGCAGGGGACCTTGCTCGTGCCGCGCATCACCGCCGGCACGTCGGCGTCCTACGTTGGGGAAAATAACCCCATCGGCAAGACCGGCATGACCTTCGGCCAGATCCAGTTGAACGCCCGCAAGCTGGCCGCCGTGGTGCCCATTTCCAATGACCTGCTTCGCGCCAACGGCCCGGCCGCTGACGGCATCGTGGCCAGCGACATCGTTTCCGGTATGGCCCTGACCGAGGATTCGGCCTTCCTGCGTGGCGACGGCACGGGCAACGCCCCCAAGGGCATCTATCACTGGATCGTGGCCGCCAACCGTCAGGCGACCGCCGGCACGACCCTCGCCAACATCGAAACCGACATCCGCTTTTGCCTCAACAGCCTGCTCGGCAACAACGTGCGGATGCTGTCCCCCGGCTGGATCATGCCGCCGCGCTCCCGCGTCTATCTCCAGTTCCTGCGCGACGCCAACGGCATGCTGGCCTTCCCCGAAGTCTCCCAAGGCCAGCTTAAGGGCTACCCGATCTACGAGAGCAACGTGGTCCCGGCCAACCTCGGTTCGGGCGGCAACGAAGCGGAAATGTACCTCTGTGACATGGCCGATGCGGTCATTGGCGAGGAGTCTGGCATCGAACTGATGGTGTCCGACACCGCCGCCTACAACGACGGCAGCACCGTCGTGGCCGCCTTCTCGCAGGACCAGACCGTGGTTCGCGCCATCGCCCGCCACGACTTCTGCCTGCGCCACGACCGTTCCGCCGCCATCGTCACCGGCATCACCTGGGGCGCGTAA
- a CDS encoding BRO family protein, producing the protein MASAIISEPVPTSNPVPFAFESHEIRTVINGDGNPWFVARDVCAAMNISWQGMKSLSAIPDTWKRVGKLPTRTRDGRKQVNDVATISEPAVYKLAFRSNKPEADRFTNWIASEVIPALRRQGKYEICPTTGTLTAGQQQEIKELVQAKASAYPDAVKRKVFSQIWMRLQRKFKVPRYEELPVSLFGEARDYVIAMQVRSVDAPALEGAAATPALPPAYPRSTLDDYKALYRSLPPSPQYWMDLLSRYLHAHEILGSELEAVKAEATKPFRVNRKSGVSTYFDEAMTPAYRMFDNAERNLHLAYCQVFDAMEGFRSLWLLLNKG; encoded by the coding sequence ATGGCTAGCGCGATCATATCCGAACCCGTCCCGACGAGCAATCCCGTCCCATTCGCCTTCGAGTCTCACGAAATCCGTACCGTCATTAACGGCGACGGCAATCCTTGGTTCGTAGCCCGGGATGTGTGCGCCGCCATGAACATTTCCTGGCAGGGCATGAAGAGCCTGAGCGCCATCCCCGACACATGGAAACGGGTGGGGAAACTCCCGACCCGTACCCGCGACGGGAGAAAACAAGTCAACGACGTTGCCACGATCTCCGAACCAGCCGTCTACAAATTGGCCTTCCGCTCGAACAAGCCCGAGGCGGACCGATTCACGAACTGGATAGCCTCGGAGGTCATCCCGGCCCTGCGCCGGCAGGGCAAGTATGAAATCTGCCCCACCACCGGCACACTGACTGCCGGCCAGCAACAGGAAATCAAGGAACTGGTCCAGGCCAAGGCGTCGGCCTACCCGGACGCGGTGAAGCGTAAGGTCTTCTCGCAAATATGGATGCGCCTGCAACGGAAGTTCAAGGTGCCGCGCTACGAGGAGTTGCCCGTCAGTCTGTTCGGTGAGGCCCGGGACTACGTGATCGCCATGCAGGTGCGGAGCGTGGACGCGCCGGCCTTGGAAGGAGCGGCGGCTACCCCGGCTCTCCCGCCGGCCTACCCTCGCAGCACCCTGGACGACTACAAGGCCCTCTACCGGAGTCTGCCGCCATCGCCGCAGTATTGGATGGACCTGCTTTCCCGGTATCTCCACGCGCACGAAATCCTGGGCAGCGAACTGGAGGCGGTGAAAGCCGAAGCCACGAAGCCGTTCCGGGTGAACCGCAAATCCGGCGTGTCCACCTACTTTGACGAGGCCATGACGCCGGCCTATCGCATGTTCGACAACGCAGAAAGAAACCTGCATCTGGCCTACTGCCAAGTCTTCGATGCTATGGAAGGCTTTCGGAGCCTTTGGCTGTTGCTGAACAAAGGATAG
- a CDS encoding HK97 family phage prohead protease, whose protein sequence is MPQFIDSAQFRAAPKAGQNVQKGYSFQAKGLDVAARTVSFVASTEAVDRMGDSIKLAGWRLDRFKSNPVILFGHDSHDLPIGKAVSVGIEGDALVVTVQFASAEANPMAENVFRLIQEGCLNAVSVGFIPIRWEWVDDEANGRCGIDILEAELLEISVVPIPAHPDALVQAGMKGLDASPMLAWMREQAGAAPKPEGADATKGDDMPPEDMPMDDPEDDRPEDEAGCQGDKPKKGFSSKRAGLVCRFLKLKRAA, encoded by the coding sequence ATGCCGCAATTCATCGACTCCGCACAGTTCCGTGCCGCGCCCAAGGCCGGACAGAACGTCCAGAAAGGCTACAGCTTCCAGGCGAAAGGCTTGGACGTTGCGGCCCGCACGGTGTCGTTCGTCGCTTCGACCGAGGCCGTGGACCGCATGGGCGACTCCATCAAGCTGGCCGGCTGGCGGCTGGATCGGTTCAAGAGCAACCCCGTCATTCTTTTCGGCCACGATTCGCACGACTTGCCCATTGGTAAGGCCGTGTCGGTCGGCATTGAGGGTGACGCTCTTGTCGTTACCGTCCAGTTCGCATCCGCCGAGGCCAACCCCATGGCTGAGAACGTTTTCCGGCTCATCCAAGAGGGGTGCCTGAATGCTGTTTCGGTTGGCTTCATCCCGATCCGCTGGGAGTGGGTGGACGACGAAGCGAATGGCCGGTGCGGTATCGACATTCTGGAAGCCGAGCTTTTGGAAATTTCCGTGGTTCCCATCCCCGCCCACCCGGACGCGCTGGTGCAGGCCGGCATGAAGGGCCTGGACGCCTCCCCCATGCTGGCGTGGATGCGCGAACAGGCCGGGGCCGCCCCTAAGCCGGAAGGCGCCGACGCGACCAAGGGCGACGACATGCCGCCCGAGGACATGCCCATGGACGACCCCGAGGACGACAGGCCCGAGGATGAGGCCGGATGCCAGGGCGACAAGCCCAAGAAAGGATTTTCCAGCAAGCGGGCCGGGCTCGTTTGCCGTTTTTTGAAACTCAAGAGGGCGGCATAG
- a CDS encoding phage portal protein — protein MGLFSRMFRRKSAGTTNPGWLGRLWGGGPTGSGVNVDPATALGQSTFFACCCILAEDVGKLPVAVYRTNEAGKSVVAKDHALYKLLLRPNGWQTHVDFFEQMMFGLLLWGNAYVVILRDGRGRPVTLAPINPSQVTVMVAPEDGSLFFQVARTGPHDSAILRDQPLTIPARDVLHVKRLNTGGLLGTSILTGLREAIGLAIATEQHGANLFRNGARPSGILEHPQILSEGAAERLRRQWDGMYSGTNNAGKTIVLEEAMAYKPLSMSSVDAEWLESRKFQVEEIARVFRIPLHMLQHTEKSTTAGAGLEQQSRGYYDQTLMPYLERIEAAFDRAFGLSEAGISVSFDTWALLRADIKTRFEVYAKGIQWSILAPNECRVWEGESPVENGDFRMAPVNMMPVDEWVKGGWKNVSTPAEGDGSGRKD, from the coding sequence ATGGGCCTCTTTTCCCGCATGTTCCGCCGCAAGTCGGCCGGGACCACCAACCCCGGATGGCTTGGCCGTCTTTGGGGCGGCGGCCCGACCGGTTCCGGTGTCAATGTCGATCCGGCCACGGCGCTGGGGCAGTCCACGTTTTTTGCGTGCTGCTGCATCCTGGCCGAAGACGTGGGCAAGCTTCCGGTCGCCGTCTACCGCACGAATGAGGCCGGCAAGTCCGTCGTCGCCAAGGACCATGCGCTTTACAAGCTGCTGCTTCGCCCCAACGGCTGGCAGACGCACGTCGATTTTTTTGAACAGATGATGTTCGGGCTCCTCCTTTGGGGCAATGCCTACGTGGTCATCCTGCGCGACGGTCGCGGTCGCCCCGTGACCCTGGCTCCGATCAATCCGTCCCAGGTGACGGTGATGGTCGCCCCGGAAGACGGTTCCCTGTTCTTTCAGGTCGCCCGCACCGGTCCCCACGATTCCGCCATTCTCCGCGACCAGCCGTTGACGATCCCGGCCCGTGACGTGCTGCATGTCAAGCGGCTCAATACCGGCGGCTTGCTTGGCACGTCGATCTTGACCGGCCTGCGGGAAGCAATCGGCCTGGCTATCGCTACCGAACAGCACGGCGCAAACCTGTTCCGCAACGGGGCGCGGCCGTCCGGCATCCTGGAACATCCGCAAATCCTGAGCGAGGGCGCGGCCGAACGTCTGCGCCGGCAGTGGGACGGTATGTATTCCGGGACGAACAACGCCGGGAAAACCATCGTTCTCGAAGAGGCCATGGCCTACAAGCCGCTCTCCATGTCCTCGGTGGACGCCGAATGGCTGGAAAGCCGTAAATTTCAGGTCGAGGAAATCGCCCGCGTTTTCCGCATCCCGCTTCACATGCTCCAGCACACGGAGAAGTCCACCACGGCCGGGGCCGGGCTGGAACAGCAAAGCCGGGGCTACTACGACCAGACGCTCATGCCCTACCTGGAGCGCATCGAGGCGGCTTTCGACCGCGCCTTCGGCCTTAGCGAGGCCGGAATTTCCGTTTCGTTCGACACGTGGGCGCTCCTCAGGGCCGACATCAAGACCCGGTTCGAGGTCTACGCCAAGGGCATTCAGTGGAGCATCCTGGCCCCCAACGAATGCCGCGTGTGGGAGGGCGAGAGCCCCGTCGAGAACGGCGATTTCCGCATGGCCCCGGTCAACATGATGCCCGTGGACGAATGGGTCAAGGGCGGCTGGAAAAACGTCTCCACCCCGGCTGAAGGTGACGGAAGCGGGAGGAAGGATTGA
- a CDS encoding head-tail connector protein: MAIRIITPPASEPVTLAEMKAWARIDATGDTAADAANDALLSSLITAAREEAENLTRRAILMQTLELTLPGFPRWGQGVELPRPPLAAVESAAYFDAGNASVTMDEAAYVVLNASDAVPPSLYPAPGGFWPDTFRRADAVTIRYTAGWPNAAAVPENIKTWIKMRVATLWANRESIVAGNVSASAVEVPSRFADGLLDRWRIMEVS; the protein is encoded by the coding sequence ATGGCCATCCGCATCATCACCCCGCCCGCCTCCGAACCCGTGACCCTGGCCGAAATGAAGGCTTGGGCGCGGATCGACGCGACCGGCGACACCGCAGCCGATGCGGCCAACGACGCCTTGCTTTCGTCGCTCATCACGGCCGCCCGCGAGGAGGCCGAGAACCTGACCCGCCGGGCGATCCTGATGCAGACCCTTGAACTGACCCTCCCCGGCTTCCCCCGGTGGGGCCAGGGTGTCGAGCTCCCCCGGCCGCCCCTGGCCGCCGTGGAGTCGGCCGCCTACTTCGACGCTGGCAACGCCTCGGTCACGATGGACGAAGCGGCCTACGTCGTCTTGAACGCCTCGGACGCCGTGCCGCCGTCGCTCTACCCGGCCCCGGGCGGCTTCTGGCCCGACACCTTCCGCCGGGCCGACGCCGTGACGATCCGGTACACGGCCGGCTGGCCGAATGCCGCCGCCGTACCCGAGAACATCAAAACCTGGATCAAAATGCGCGTGGCCACCCTGTGGGCCAACCGCGAAAGCATCGTCGCCGGCAATGTCTCCGCGTCCGCCGTGGAGGTGCCGTCCCGGTTTGCGGACGGCCTCTTGGATCGCTGGCGCATCATGGAGGTTTCCTAA
- a CDS encoding phage head closure protein yields MGIRAGELKHRLTIEANTPVRDEYGGMVPGWAPVAKVWAKLWAKSGQERQTARANQAEVSHGVLMRSFAGLTTAHRLTMGTRSFAITFINDTIPGQFTLDVTEKLGREAS; encoded by the coding sequence ATGGGTATTCGCGCCGGGGAACTCAAGCACCGCCTGACCATCGAGGCCAACACGCCCGTCAGGGACGAATACGGCGGGATGGTTCCGGGCTGGGCTCCGGTCGCCAAGGTCTGGGCCAAGCTGTGGGCCAAGTCCGGCCAAGAGCGGCAGACGGCCCGGGCCAACCAGGCCGAAGTGTCCCACGGCGTGCTCATGCGGTCCTTCGCCGGCCTGACCACGGCGCACCGCCTAACCATGGGCACGCGGTCCTTCGCCATCACGTTCATCAACGACACGATCCCGGGCCAATTCACCCTGGACGTGACCGAAAAGCTCGGCCGGGAGGCTTCGTAA
- a CDS encoding ERCC4 domain-containing protein, producing the protein MRIIVDTREQAPFSFAGYDVEITAGTLQAGDYSIPGLESLVAVERKSLPDLVACLGRERERFEHELERLRGHEAAAVVVESPLSDLVTGNYRSKLNPQAAYESVVAFMCRYRLTFYFAQDRRGAERFTYSFLRHFWRTVERRYKAVA; encoded by the coding sequence ATGCGGATCATCGTGGACACGCGGGAGCAGGCCCCCTTCTCTTTCGCCGGCTACGACGTCGAGATCACGGCCGGCACGCTCCAAGCCGGCGACTACTCCATCCCGGGCCTGGAATCGCTGGTGGCCGTCGAGCGCAAGAGCCTGCCCGATCTGGTGGCGTGCCTGGGGCGGGAGCGAGAGCGGTTCGAGCACGAGCTTGAGCGGTTGCGGGGGCATGAGGCTGCGGCCGTGGTCGTCGAGTCGCCGCTGTCCGATCTGGTCACGGGCAACTACAGGTCCAAGCTCAATCCCCAGGCCGCCTATGAGTCGGTGGTGGCGTTCATGTGCCGGTACCGCCTGACGTTCTATTTCGCCCAGGACCGGAGGGGAGCCGAGAGGTTTACGTATTCGTTCCTGCGGCACTTTTGGCGGACGGTCGAGCGACGGTATAAGGCGGTCGCGTAG
- a CDS encoding double zinc ribbon domain-containing protein, with protein sequence MGYFLVAICCGIASAMIASSKGRSAGGWFFLGLLLGPFGVIFAAIAGKEGPAGDERKCPFCAEFIKKEAVVCKHCGKDVSGAGTDPDSTIPCTQCGHENPLRAYKCEGCGHYFQD encoded by the coding sequence ATGGGCTATTTTCTCGTCGCCATCTGTTGCGGCATCGCGTCGGCCATGATTGCGTCATCGAAGGGGCGCAGCGCGGGCGGTTGGTTTTTTCTCGGACTCTTGCTCGGGCCGTTCGGGGTGATCTTCGCGGCCATCGCTGGGAAAGAAGGCCCGGCCGGCGATGAGCGCAAGTGCCCGTTTTGCGCGGAGTTCATCAAGAAAGAGGCGGTGGTTTGCAAGCATTGCGGGAAGGACGTGTCTGGGGCCGGCACTGACCCCGACAGCACGATCCCTTGCACCCAATGCGGCCACGAAAACCCCCTCCGTGCCTACAAGTGCGAAGGCTGCGGCCACTACTTCCAGGACTGA
- a CDS encoding terminase large subunit, with protein sequence MNSLCVPEGMHQGQPFRLRNWQTDIIRRVYNPVDEYGHRVVRKVIYSVAKKNGKTPIVSGVVLAHLCGPEAKTNEQLYSAAFEREQAAITFRYARQMVEMDDELSSVVNVKAATKELVATNGSIFKALSSEVKGKHGIGPALLLFDELAQFGADREFYDTLAQGRGAHLEPLMWIISTQAENDAALLSQEIDYGLKVMRGEIDDPTVVCFLFETPPEMDIEDEEAWKLSNPAYGDFLNPADMREAARTAKAMPSAEAGFRNLRLNQRVSSAAHLITPNVWKANGEEPDLSVFEDQPVTGGLDLSGKNDLTSLEYVAEDHEKNWHVLSFFWTPADNLKERADRDKVPYCLWRDQGYLTAVPGKTIDYRYVARAIAEHRSRMNIVGIKFDRWRIADLQRALDEEGVDAWIEGVDWSPPPKNHTGTWPPMPDGLRLIPHGQGFKDMNPAVEILEDALAEGRVRHGMNPVLTMCAMNVRAQKDPAGNRKFDKIKSTGRIDGLVALAMALNGATGSPPKNAGPSVYEGRGFLTLG encoded by the coding sequence ATGAATAGCCTGTGCGTGCCCGAGGGAATGCACCAGGGACAGCCGTTCCGGCTTAGAAACTGGCAGACTGACATAATTCGGCGCGTCTACAATCCTGTTGACGAATACGGGCACCGTGTCGTCCGCAAGGTTATCTACTCCGTCGCCAAAAAAAACGGGAAAACACCTATCGTCTCTGGTGTGGTCTTGGCGCACCTTTGCGGGCCAGAGGCCAAAACAAACGAACAGCTTTATTCGGCGGCGTTCGAACGCGAGCAAGCGGCAATCACCTTTCGATATGCCCGACAAATGGTCGAGATGGATGACGAGCTTTCTTCCGTCGTCAACGTCAAGGCGGCGACTAAGGAGCTTGTTGCAACAAACGGGTCCATTTTCAAGGCTCTGTCCAGCGAGGTCAAGGGGAAGCACGGCATAGGCCCTGCGCTCCTGCTTTTCGACGAACTTGCACAGTTCGGGGCAGACCGCGAATTTTACGACACACTGGCGCAGGGTCGCGGCGCCCACCTTGAACCGCTCATGTGGATCATCTCCACTCAGGCAGAGAATGATGCTGCGCTTCTGTCTCAGGAAATCGACTACGGCCTCAAGGTCATGCGTGGCGAAATCGATGACCCCACGGTAGTGTGCTTTCTTTTTGAGACGCCACCCGAAATGGATATTGAAGACGAAGAGGCGTGGAAGCTGTCAAACCCGGCCTATGGAGACTTTTTAAATCCAGCCGACATGCGCGAGGCGGCCCGGACGGCCAAGGCCATGCCGAGCGCGGAGGCCGGATTTCGCAACCTCCGCCTTAATCAACGGGTTTCTTCGGCCGCCCACCTCATCACCCCCAACGTCTGGAAGGCCAACGGCGAAGAGCCGGACCTTTCCGTTTTCGAGGACCAGCCCGTAACCGGCGGCTTGGACCTTTCGGGGAAAAATGACCTCACGTCGCTTGAATATGTGGCAGAAGACCATGAAAAAAACTGGCACGTCCTGTCGTTCTTCTGGACGCCAGCCGACAATTTAAAGGAGCGGGCCGACCGGGACAAGGTCCCTTATTGCCTTTGGCGCGACCAGGGCTATCTGACTGCCGTTCCCGGGAAGACCATTGATTACCGCTATGTGGCACGCGCCATCGCCGAACACCGGTCACGGATGAACATCGTCGGCATCAAGTTCGACCGCTGGCGCATCGCCGATTTGCAGCGAGCCCTGGACGAAGAGGGCGTGGACGCCTGGATTGAGGGCGTCGATTGGTCACCCCCACCCAAGAATCACACCGGGACATGGCCGCCGATGCCGGACGGCCTGCGGCTCATTCCCCACGGCCAAGGCTTCAAGGACATGAACCCGGCCGTGGAGATCCTCGAGGATGCCCTGGCAGAGGGGAGAGTCCGCCACGGGATGAACCCCGTTTTAACCATGTGCGCCATGAATGTGCGAGCGCAGAAAGACCCGGCCGGAAACAGGAAGTTCGACAAGATCAAATCCACCGGCCGCATCGACGGCCTTGTCGCCCTAGCTATGGCCTTAAACGGGGCGACGGGCTCCCCGCCGAAGAATGCCGGTCCGAGCGTCTACGAAGGACGCGGCTTCCTGACCCTGGGATAG
- the gp17 gene encoding tail completion protein gp17, whose translation MVLARIDLRPLIVKAIVARFDANPTHGFATGIGVRFAFGAAAQGWALPYSVFFFVDAPDASTWTERAVDVLVQFSVWAKTAGAAMNLASLAYDLFEEQEMSTVGLIPFRLVRDTPVPTMDESDGTTALWQSGITLAGLVQAL comes from the coding sequence ATGGTCCTCGCACGGATCGACCTTCGCCCCCTGATCGTCAAGGCCATCGTCGCCCGGTTCGACGCGAACCCGACGCATGGCTTTGCCACGGGCATCGGTGTCCGGTTTGCGTTCGGCGCGGCCGCACAGGGGTGGGCGCTGCCCTACTCGGTCTTCTTCTTCGTGGACGCCCCGGACGCCAGCACCTGGACCGAGCGGGCCGTTGACGTACTGGTCCAGTTTTCCGTGTGGGCCAAGACGGCCGGTGCGGCCATGAATCTGGCTTCCCTGGCCTACGACCTTTTCGAGGAACAGGAGATGTCCACCGTCGGTCTCATCCCTTTCCGGCTGGTGCGGGACACCCCCGTGCCGACCATGGACGAATCGGACGGCACAACCGCCCTTTGGCAATCAGGAATCACCCTGGCCGGGCTGGTGCAAGCGCTCTAG
- a CDS encoding thermonuclease family protein, with amino-acid sequence MTRFFLALALVLIPTLTLAGERTYGDLFAVVISVYDGDTMTVSIPDVHPLLGDGISIRVRGIDTPEMKDQRPEIHAMAVLARDMVRGLCPSGSTVELRGVGRDKYFRIDATPVCGGVDVAAELVKAGLAHGDYEGGTKVAW; translated from the coding sequence ATGACACGTTTCTTCCTGGCCCTGGCCCTTGTTCTTATCCCTACCCTCACCCTTGCCGGCGAACGGACCTATGGCGACCTGTTTGCCGTCGTCATCAGCGTCTATGACGGCGACACGATGACCGTCTCTATCCCGGACGTGCATCCGCTCCTGGGCGACGGCATCAGCATTCGGGTGCGGGGAATCGACACGCCGGAAATGAAGGACCAGCGGCCCGAGATTCACGCGATGGCCGTCCTGGCCCGGGACATGGTGCGCGGCTTGTGTCCGTCTGGCTCGACGGTGGAGTTGCGCGGCGTCGGCCGGGACAAATATTTCAGGATAGACGCAACGCCGGTCTGCGGCGGTGTGGACGTGGCGGCGGAATTGGTTAAGGCCGGGCTGGCGCACGGGGACTATGAGGGCGGGACGAAGGTGGCGTGGTGA
- a CDS encoding ParB/RepB/Spo0J family partition protein codes for MSKVLETRNYGMFALHNLNRDVDKITKLEKSMKANGWIPAYPMHVVREGGHLKIKGGHHRFEVAKKLGIPVKYVVCDDKATIHELEDATTPWDWQDHLTSHVRNGNVNYLKVKKYQDETGIPLTCVVSMLGGNTAGSGNHTKAFKSGTFKVKDTAHLAVVADLVAAAKSAGFNGATNRNFVIALSKVAKADGLDLPRLKSKMTAHPYLFQKCTAVDAYLAVLEEIYNRKRSDKVPLAFIANAAARERNAVTSKHPGKAA; via the coding sequence ATGTCCAAGGTTCTTGAGACACGCAACTATGGAATGTTTGCTCTGCACAACCTCAACCGCGACGTGGACAAGATCACCAAGCTCGAAAAGAGCATGAAGGCAAACGGATGGATTCCGGCCTACCCCATGCACGTTGTCCGCGAAGGTGGCCACCTGAAAATCAAGGGCGGCCACCACAGGTTCGAGGTCGCCAAAAAGCTCGGCATCCCCGTAAAGTACGTCGTCTGCGACGACAAGGCGACAATCCACGAACTGGAGGACGCCACCACGCCCTGGGACTGGCAAGACCATCTGACCTCGCACGTCCGCAATGGCAATGTGAACTACTTGAAGGTCAAGAAATACCAAGACGAAACCGGTATCCCCCTTACCTGCGTTGTCTCCATGCTCGGAGGCAATACCGCCGGCTCGGGAAACCACACCAAGGCATTCAAAAGTGGGACTTTTAAAGTCAAGGACACCGCCCATCTTGCTGTTGTGGCCGACCTCGTGGCCGCTGCAAAGTCGGCCGGCTTCAACGGGGCAACCAATCGGAATTTCGTCATCGCCCTGTCCAAGGTCGCCAAGGCCGATGGCCTCGACCTCCCGCGCCTCAAGTCCAAGATGACGGCGCATCCCTACCTGTTCCAAAAATGCACGGCCGTTGACGCCTATCTGGCCGTGCTCGAAGAAATTTACAACCGGAAACGTTCCGATAAGGTGCCCCTGGCCTTCATCGCCAACGCGGCAGCCAGAGAGCGGAATGCGGTCACGTCGAAGCATCCCGGGAAGGCCGCTTGA